The proteins below come from a single Synechococcus sp. WH 8101 genomic window:
- a CDS encoding alpha/beta hydrolase → MTAVTGALALAPAADAAERIRFQFGEFSRDVSVPSLVTFTETGQVNEDLQTYLDLLNPQQQQSLRKLLNQSLPVTDVMASNFLSTPLGQRSLQQLVKVLVQPAAIAEPALSSALILGAAKSGELRLIDVLEAYPTQILPVNVAAVLSLADSLTQQFNLQNKLFPRIASIQGAPAQGPDLATLAAKGEERFTQTPFQFQGRLGTTISAIAYLPSSATSARPARLVVIAPGLNTDMNALLYVGKQLASHGYAVASLDFPFTSANTIKAVIQGTGTIPPPNAWYSQPLSVSDLIDQMQQRYGNRVNTREVGVLGQSLGGYTVTALAGAELDWPHLIKGCAELNDPDKVVLNAAVVWQCVAPGQVVQRKSFRDPRVKAAVAVNPVTNPIFSPTSLKAIAAPILFVSGTDDIFAPPISQQLIPFTSIQQPGSLLALQHNGTHLSFLDGSAKLPPFVIGPDQPLAREELKGMARAFFDQHLRNTPSAPPLLAPTATSGVFSGSEPLRLLISPRFSRDQLNQVDPGLKQFP, encoded by the coding sequence ATGACCGCCGTCACGGGCGCCCTCGCTCTTGCGCCGGCGGCAGACGCGGCAGAGCGCATTCGCTTTCAGTTCGGTGAGTTTTCCCGTGATGTTTCGGTGCCATCGCTGGTCACCTTCACGGAAACGGGTCAGGTGAATGAAGACCTGCAGACCTATCTCGATCTCCTCAACCCACAACAGCAGCAGTCGCTGCGCAAGCTGCTCAATCAGAGCCTGCCAGTCACCGATGTGATGGCATCGAACTTCCTGAGCACCCCCCTCGGTCAACGCTCCCTGCAGCAGCTGGTCAAGGTGCTGGTTCAGCCCGCCGCGATCGCTGAGCCCGCTCTGTCGTCCGCCTTAATTCTCGGTGCGGCCAAGTCGGGTGAGTTGCGCCTCATCGATGTGTTGGAGGCCTATCCCACCCAGATCCTGCCGGTCAATGTTGCCGCAGTGTTGTCTCTCGCTGATTCGCTCACCCAGCAGTTCAACCTGCAGAACAAGCTGTTTCCTCGCATCGCTTCCATTCAGGGAGCACCGGCCCAGGGTCCTGATCTGGCGACGCTGGCCGCCAAGGGCGAGGAGCGTTTCACGCAGACCCCGTTTCAATTTCAGGGCCGCCTCGGTACCACGATCAGCGCGATCGCCTATCTCCCCAGTAGTGCCACCAGCGCCCGCCCGGCCCGGCTTGTGGTGATCGCTCCCGGCCTCAACACCGACATGAATGCCCTTCTGTATGTGGGCAAGCAGCTGGCGAGCCATGGGTATGCGGTGGCGTCGCTGGATTTCCCCTTCACCAGCGCCAACACGATCAAGGCGGTGATTCAGGGCACGGGCACGATTCCGCCCCCGAATGCCTGGTACAGCCAACCGCTCAGCGTCAGTGACCTGATTGATCAGATGCAGCAGCGCTACGGCAATCGGGTGAACACCCGCGAGGTGGGCGTGCTCGGTCAGTCGTTGGGTGGGTACACCGTGACGGCTCTGGCCGGTGCCGAACTGGATTGGCCCCATCTCATCAAGGGATGTGCTGAGCTGAATGACCCCGACAAGGTGGTGCTCAATGCCGCGGTGGTGTGGCAATGCGTGGCGCCCGGCCAGGTGGTGCAACGCAAGAGTTTCCGCGATCCGCGCGTGAAGGCGGCGGTGGCCGTGAATCCGGTGACCAATCCGATCTTCAGCCCCACGTCGCTGAAGGCGATCGCCGCACCGATTCTGTTCGTCTCCGGCACCGACGATATTTTCGCGCCGCCCATCTCCCAGCAGCTGATTCCCTTCACCTCGATTCAGCAGCCCGGGTCGTTGTTGGCCTTGCAACACAACGGCACCCATCTGTCCTTTCTCGATGGCAGCGCCAAGCTGCCCCCCTTCGTGATCGGCCCGGATCAGCCCCTGGCGCGAGAGGAATTGAAGGGGATGGCCCGCGCTTTCTTCGATCAACACCTCCGCAACACCCCATCCGCGCCGCCGTTGCTAGCACCGACGGCCACATCCGGAGTGTTCAGTGGCAGCGAGCCGCTGCGGTTGCTGATCAGCCCCCGCTTCAGCCGCGACCAGCTCAACCAGGTGGATCCCGGCCTGAAGCAGTTCCCCTAA
- a CDS encoding urease subunit beta: MAPSIPGNLIPGELLPEPGEIELNAGRPVTTISVANSGDRPVQVGSHFHFAEANAALQFNREAARGQRLDIPAGTAIRFEPGDSRDVNLIPFAGARRVIGFNGQINGPLDA; this comes from the coding sequence ATGGCCCCCTCCATCCCCGGCAACCTCATTCCCGGCGAACTGCTGCCCGAACCGGGGGAGATCGAACTCAACGCCGGTCGCCCCGTCACCACGATTTCGGTGGCCAACAGCGGCGACAGGCCGGTGCAGGTGGGCTCCCACTTCCACTTCGCCGAAGCCAACGCCGCCCTGCAGTTCAACCGCGAGGCCGCCAGAGGCCAGCGCCTCGACATCCCCGCCGGCACGGCAATCCGGTTTGAACCGGGCGACAGCCGCGACGTGAACCTGATCCCCTTCGCCGGTGCCCGGCGGGTGATCGGCTTCAACGGCCAGATCAACGGACCCCTCGACGCCTGA
- a CDS encoding urease accessory protein UreF — MSRSLALLQLVSPALPVGAFSYSEGLEQQQQQGALPDQQALEAWLRAELERGAVRIDTAALAPLRLALQQWRDQSSHGVADDEARQRLLDLDRWLLAQREAPAMRVQQRQMGRSLQQLLADLGHPLPSPYGDRVEPALAYPAAFAWAGLVWELGPLELAEGYLYSWVANQLSAAVRLVPLGPSRAQLLQRRLLPLIAAQAASLQNQDPRQLWSSGVGASMAQLLHAELYSKLFRS; from the coding sequence ATGAGCCGATCGCTCGCCCTGCTGCAGTTGGTCAGTCCGGCGTTGCCGGTGGGCGCATTCAGTTATTCCGAGGGGCTGGAACAGCAGCAGCAACAGGGGGCCCTGCCGGATCAGCAGGCGCTGGAAGCCTGGCTGCGGGCCGAACTCGAGCGTGGTGCCGTGCGGATCGACACCGCCGCCCTGGCACCACTGCGCCTGGCCTTGCAGCAATGGAGAGATCAGTCGTCCCATGGCGTTGCTGATGACGAAGCCCGCCAGCGCCTGCTCGACCTCGATCGCTGGTTGCTGGCCCAGCGGGAGGCGCCGGCGATGCGGGTCCAGCAGCGGCAGATGGGTCGCTCCCTGCAGCAGTTGCTGGCCGACCTCGGCCATCCGTTGCCTTCGCCCTACGGCGACAGGGTGGAGCCCGCGCTTGCATATCCGGCTGCCTTCGCCTGGGCGGGGCTGGTCTGGGAGTTGGGCCCGCTGGAGTTGGCCGAGGGCTATCTCTACAGCTGGGTTGCCAATCAGCTCAGCGCCGCCGTTCGGTTGGTGCCTCTGGGCCCCAGCCGGGCTCAGCTGCTGCAGCGCCGGCTACTGCCCCTGATCGCTGCCCAGGCCGCGTCGTTGCAGAATCAGGATCCGCGCCAGCTCTGGAGCTCCGGGGTGGGTGCTTCGATGGCCCAGCTCTTGCATGCTGAGCTGTATTCAAAACTGTTCCGAAGCTGA
- a CDS encoding urease accessory protein UreD has protein sequence MQASEQPPYQQAPSQQTLCQQPTEPWHGHCDLHLLHRRGVTIHQGGCSAPLKLMRAERGADGRCQLPLLHTAGGLVGGDALTIQLEADRGSRGLITSVAAQKVYGSVGRSRLHPAGAWARQTCRFKLAPGSDLEWLPQELVLFEGGLYEQTMQVELGPGASYLGGELVRLGRTAAGETVGAGCWRSSLEIHRSDGSNSRWELVDRLELGGHDLSSAHGMQQQPVFGSLVWAAPEPSDADTLVALLAQGREARNGLTGTMACDALDQGLVARYLGPSSRDARIWFSRVWWLIRRARRLSAPQWPRVWPLQEDPLVGWNH, from the coding sequence ATGCAAGCCTCAGAGCAGCCTCCGTACCAACAGGCTCCGTCCCAACAGACTCTTTGCCAACAGCCAACCGAACCGTGGCATGGCCATTGCGACCTCCATCTGCTGCACCGCCGGGGGGTCACCATCCATCAGGGCGGCTGCAGCGCTCCGCTGAAACTGATGCGCGCCGAACGGGGCGCCGATGGTCGCTGCCAACTCCCTCTGCTGCACACCGCCGGAGGTCTGGTGGGCGGTGATGCCCTGACCATCCAGCTGGAGGCCGACAGGGGCAGCCGCGGCCTGATCACGAGCGTGGCCGCCCAGAAGGTGTATGGAAGCGTCGGGCGCAGCCGGCTGCATCCCGCTGGCGCCTGGGCCCGGCAGACCTGCCGCTTCAAGCTCGCGCCCGGCAGCGATCTGGAATGGCTGCCCCAGGAGCTGGTGCTGTTTGAAGGCGGGCTCTATGAACAAACCATGCAGGTGGAGCTCGGCCCAGGCGCCTCCTATCTCGGCGGAGAACTGGTGCGCCTGGGCCGCACCGCCGCCGGAGAAACGGTGGGGGCGGGGTGCTGGCGCTCCAGCCTGGAGATTCATCGATCGGATGGCAGCAACAGCCGCTGGGAACTGGTGGACCGGCTGGAACTGGGCGGCCATGACCTCAGCTCAGCCCATGGCATGCAACAGCAACCAGTGTTCGGATCACTGGTTTGGGCTGCACCGGAGCCATCAGACGCCGACACGCTCGTCGCCTTGCTGGCGCAGGGCCGGGAGGCCCGCAACGGCCTGACGGGAACGATGGCCTGCGATGCGCTCGATCAGGGCCTGGTCGCCCGATACCTCGGCCCATCCAGCCGGGACGCCCGGATCTGGTTCAGTCGGGTGTGGTGGCTGATCCGCCGGGCGCGCAGGCTGTCAGCACCGCAATGGCCCCGGGTGTGGCCATTGCAGGAAGACCCACTGGTGGGCTGGAACCACTGA
- the ureG gene encoding urease accessory protein UreG → MAGSKLRLGVAGPVGSGKTALVEALCRRLRDRLQLAVVTNDIYTQEDAQFLTRAGALEPERIRGVETGGCPHTAIREDCSINRAAVAELEAAFPDLDLVMVESGGDNLAASFSPELVDLCLYVIDVAAGDKIPRKGGPGITRSDLLVINKIDLAPLVGADLQVMERDTVRMRGARPWCFTNLNSGEGLDEVEAFVLQQLPN, encoded by the coding sequence ATGGCCGGCAGCAAATTGAGGCTTGGCGTTGCCGGGCCGGTGGGGTCTGGAAAAACGGCTCTGGTGGAAGCGCTCTGCCGCCGCCTGCGTGATCGCCTTCAGCTGGCGGTGGTCACCAATGACATCTACACCCAGGAGGACGCCCAGTTCCTGACCCGCGCCGGTGCGCTGGAGCCGGAACGGATCCGGGGGGTGGAAACCGGCGGTTGCCCGCACACCGCGATTCGGGAGGACTGTTCGATCAACCGGGCGGCTGTGGCGGAGCTGGAGGCGGCGTTCCCCGATCTGGATCTCGTGATGGTGGAAAGCGGTGGCGACAATCTGGCGGCCAGTTTCAGCCCGGAACTGGTGGATCTCTGTCTGTATGTGATCGATGTGGCGGCCGGCGACAAGATTCCTCGTAAAGGGGGGCCGGGAATCACCCGCTCTGATCTGTTGGTGATCAACAAGATCGATCTGGCGCCGCTGGTCGGGGCGGATCTGCAGGTAATGGAACGGGACACCGTACGGATGCGAGGTGCGCGTCCTTGGTGCTTCACCAACCTCAACAGCGGCGAAGGTCTGGATGAGGTGGAGGCGTTTGTGTTGCAACAACTACCGAATTGA
- the urtC gene encoding urea ABC transporter permease subunit UrtC — protein sequence MMTRPRFPWSWLLWAVVIVAVLLAPSVLPVFRLNLLGRYLALAIVALGIDLIWGFTGLLSLGQGIFFALGGYAAAMFLQLGSASEAAHGLPEFFSLYGVDQLPLFWEPFRSPLFTLIAIALIPALVAAGLGYLVFRNRIKGVYFSILTQAALLVFFNFFNGQQKLINGTNGLKTDVTMLFGQMVGSEGMQRGFFWLTAALVIVSWLFVRWLVRGRFGDVLIAIRDDEPRLRFTGYNPTQFKTIVFALAGALAGVSGALYTVQSGIVSPQYMTVPFSIEMVIWVAVGGRGTLLGAVLGAVLINYAKSLVSEAIPESWMFIQGGLFILVVTVLPEGLLGWWRSDGPRNLLLRLGVPRRLATYPRLELDGDEEVQP from the coding sequence ATGATGACCCGTCCTCGTTTTCCTTGGTCATGGCTGCTCTGGGCCGTCGTGATCGTGGCGGTGCTGCTGGCGCCATCGGTGTTGCCTGTGTTTCGCCTCAACCTTCTCGGCCGCTATCTGGCCCTGGCGATCGTGGCCCTTGGGATTGACCTGATCTGGGGGTTCACTGGTTTGCTCAGTCTGGGCCAGGGGATTTTCTTCGCCCTCGGTGGTTATGCCGCGGCCATGTTTCTGCAGCTCGGCAGTGCATCGGAGGCGGCCCATGGGCTGCCGGAGTTCTTCAGTCTCTATGGCGTTGATCAGCTGCCCCTGTTCTGGGAGCCCTTTCGATCGCCCTTGTTCACGCTCATCGCCATCGCCCTGATTCCTGCGCTGGTGGCGGCAGGCCTCGGGTATCTCGTGTTCCGCAACCGGATCAAGGGGGTGTATTTCTCGATCCTGACCCAGGCAGCCCTGCTGGTGTTCTTCAATTTCTTCAACGGCCAGCAGAAGCTGATCAATGGCACCAACGGTCTCAAGACCGATGTCACCATGCTGTTCGGTCAGATGGTGGGCTCCGAAGGCATGCAGCGGGGCTTTTTCTGGCTCACGGCTGCTCTGGTGATCGTGAGCTGGTTGTTTGTGCGCTGGCTGGTGCGTGGTCGCTTCGGTGATGTACTGATTGCGATTCGCGACGATGAACCGCGCCTGAGGTTCACGGGTTACAACCCGACCCAGTTCAAAACGATCGTGTTTGCCTTGGCCGGCGCTCTCGCCGGTGTGTCGGGTGCTCTCTACACGGTGCAATCGGGCATTGTCTCGCCCCAATACATGACGGTGCCCTTTTCGATCGAGATGGTGATCTGGGTCGCCGTGGGTGGACGGGGCACCCTGCTCGGGGCCGTGTTGGGGGCCGTGTTGATCAACTACGCCAAGAGCCTGGTGAGTGAAGCGATTCCCGAATCCTGGATGTTCATTCAGGGCGGTCTCTTCATCCTGGTGGTGACTGTGTTGCCGGAGGGACTGCTGGGGTGGTGGCGTAGCGATGGTCCGCGCAATCTCCTGCTCCGGCTCGGTGTGCCGAGACGTTTGGCCACCTATCCGCGTTTGGAGCTGGATGGTGATGAGGAGGTGCAGCCATGA
- a CDS encoding branched-chain amino acid ABC transporter permease — MELLLESLFNGLAIGSVLLIAALGLAIVFGLMGVINLAHGELIMLGAYTTYVVQLIFKQPALQPVYGIYLIVALPIAFVVSGVVGILLERTIIRRLYGNPLETLLATWGVSLILQQFVRSVPLAYGAGLVLALLIGFLLPALLPERLQLQATSRWLRLGSWAIGALVGALSAGGLAAAIRKLSRPDARNVDVTAPAWMRGGIEWMDVTFPVPRLVIIVITVLALVAIAWFLNRSVWGLRIRAVTQNRSMSDCLGISTDTVDVLTFGIGSGLAGIAGVAVSMLGSVGPNVGSSYIVACFMVVVLGGVGNLLGTVIASLAIGVLTDLIGAGRLLTLWPEMPAPLESTVQFFATTSMARVLVFALIVVFLQFRPAGLFPQKGRMVEA; from the coding sequence GTGGAGCTTCTTCTTGAAAGCCTCTTCAATGGTCTGGCGATTGGTTCTGTGCTGTTGATTGCAGCACTTGGCCTGGCCATTGTGTTCGGTCTGATGGGTGTGATCAATCTCGCCCACGGTGAGCTGATCATGCTTGGTGCTTACACCACCTATGTGGTGCAGCTGATTTTTAAGCAGCCTGCGCTTCAACCCGTCTACGGCATCTACTTGATTGTTGCTCTGCCGATTGCCTTTGTGGTGAGTGGCGTTGTTGGCATTTTGCTGGAGCGCACGATCATCCGCCGTCTTTACGGCAACCCTTTGGAGACGTTGCTCGCCACCTGGGGTGTGAGTTTGATTTTGCAGCAGTTCGTTCGCAGTGTGCCCCTCGCCTACGGCGCCGGACTTGTGCTAGCCCTGCTGATCGGTTTTCTGCTACCGGCGTTGCTGCCGGAGCGGCTGCAGCTGCAAGCGACTTCGCGTTGGCTTCGACTAGGCAGTTGGGCCATTGGCGCCCTCGTTGGTGCGTTGTCGGCCGGTGGATTGGCCGCAGCCATCCGCAAACTCTCTCGCCCGGATGCACGCAATGTGGATGTCACCGCGCCTGCCTGGATGCGTGGCGGGATCGAGTGGATGGATGTCACCTTTCCCGTGCCCCGTTTGGTGATCATCGTGATCACCGTGCTGGCCCTGGTGGCGATCGCCTGGTTCCTCAATCGCAGCGTTTGGGGCCTGCGCATTCGGGCCGTTACGCAGAACCGCTCCATGAGTGATTGTCTGGGAATCTCCACCGACACCGTGGATGTGCTCACCTTCGGCATCGGTTCCGGCCTGGCAGGCATTGCCGGTGTGGCGGTGTCGATGCTGGGTTCGGTCGGCCCGAACGTGGGTTCGTCTTACATCGTGGCCTGTTTCATGGTGGTGGTGCTTGGTGGTGTCGGCAACCTGCTCGGCACCGTGATCGCCTCCCTGGCCATCGGTGTGCTCACCGATCTGATCGGCGCCGGCCGTCTGCTCACGCTCTGGCCCGAGATGCCAGCGCCATTGGAATCCACCGTGCAGTTCTTTGCCACTACGAGCATGGCGCGGGTGCTGGTGTTCGCCCTGATTGTCGTGTTCCTGCAGTTCCGACCCGCCGGTCTCTTCCCTCAGAAGGGCCGGATGGTGGAGGCCTGA
- the urtA gene encoding urea ABC transporter substrate-binding protein has product MTQPLSKRFLIGLAAVSLGVSVTACGGGEKTADSGQFDDSVKVGILHSLSGTMAISETTLVDTEKMAIEEINAAGGIEVDGKKYKIDYIVEDGASDWPTFAEKSKKLIDSDKVAVVFGGWTSASRKAMLPVYESKDAFLYYPIQYEGQECSKNIFYTGATPNQQSEPATEFMYLKSPAAGKPFFLVGSDYVFPRTSNTITKAQLAVLGGKVVGEDYLPLGNTEVAPIIAKIKEALPDGGVIINTLNGDQNVAFFKQIQDAGITPENGYYVMSYSIAEEEIKTIGPEFLKGHYGAWNYMMSIDTPASKTFAANYKKFTDDPDAVVADPQESAYNMVYLWKKAVEKAGSFDDDKVREALIGVKFDAPQGPIEVRPNHHISQIARIGKITPAGQFEIVAQSDNPIDPQAWNQFDPSSKGFACDWSDPSKGEKYKL; this is encoded by the coding sequence ATGACTCAACCATTGTCAAAGCGGTTCCTAATTGGGCTCGCAGCTGTTTCCCTCGGTGTGTCGGTCACGGCCTGTGGCGGTGGTGAAAAAACGGCAGATAGCGGCCAGTTTGATGATTCCGTCAAGGTGGGCATCCTTCACTCTCTGAGTGGCACCATGGCGATCTCGGAAACCACCTTGGTGGATACTGAGAAGATGGCCATTGAGGAAATCAATGCCGCGGGTGGCATTGAAGTGGATGGCAAGAAATATAAAATCGATTACATCGTTGAGGATGGGGCGTCGGATTGGCCCACCTTTGCCGAAAAGTCCAAGAAGCTGATTGATTCCGACAAGGTTGCGGTTGTGTTCGGCGGCTGGACTTCAGCAAGCCGCAAGGCGATGCTGCCGGTCTATGAGTCGAAGGATGCTTTCCTCTATTACCCGATTCAATATGAGGGGCAGGAGTGTTCCAAGAACATCTTCTACACCGGTGCGACTCCGAATCAGCAATCGGAGCCAGCCACCGAGTTCATGTATCTGAAGTCGCCGGCTGCCGGGAAACCCTTCTTCCTCGTGGGCTCTGATTACGTCTTCCCCCGCACTTCGAATACGATCACCAAGGCACAACTGGCCGTGCTTGGTGGCAAGGTGGTGGGTGAAGACTATCTCCCTCTCGGCAACACCGAGGTGGCGCCAATCATCGCCAAGATCAAAGAGGCTCTCCCTGATGGTGGTGTGATCATCAACACTTTGAATGGCGACCAGAACGTAGCTTTCTTCAAGCAGATTCAGGATGCTGGCATCACGCCCGAGAATGGCTATTACGTGATGAGCTACTCCATTGCTGAGGAGGAAATCAAAACGATTGGACCCGAGTTCCTCAAGGGCCATTACGGCGCCTGGAACTACATGATGTCGATCGATACGCCGGCATCCAAGACCTTCGCTGCCAACTACAAGAAGTTCACAGATGATCCCGATGCCGTGGTGGCTGATCCCCAGGAGTCGGCCTACAACATGGTCTATCTCTGGAAGAAGGCGGTTGAAAAAGCCGGCAGCTTCGATGACGACAAGGTGCGGGAAGCTTTGATCGGTGTCAAGTTTGATGCTCCTCAAGGGCCGATCGAAGTGCGTCCCAATCACCACATCTCTCAGATTGCCAGGATCGGTAAGATCACTCCCGCAGGTCAGTTTGAGATTGTGGCTCAGTCGGATAACCCGATCGATCCCCAGGCCTGGAACCAGTTTGATCCTTCCTCTAAAGGCTTCGCCTGCGACTGGAGCGATCCCAGTAAGGGCGAGAAATACAAGCTCTGA
- the ureC gene encoding urease subunit alpha has product MPTHLSRQAYAETYGPTTGDRLRLADTDLILEVEQDFTVYGDEVKFGGGKVIRDGMGQAQTSRADGAVDTVITNALILDWWGIVKADVGLKDGRIVAIGKAGNPDIQDGVTIVVGPGTEAIAGEGHILTAGGIDTHIHFICPQQIETALASGVTTLLGGGTGPATGTNATTCTPGAFHIGRMLQAAEGLPVNLGFFGKGNASTPEALEEQVRAGACGLKLHEDWGTTPAAIDTCLSVADRMDVQVCIHTDTLNEAGFVEDTIRAIGGRTIHTFHTEGAGGGHAPDIIRICGEANVLPSSTNPTRPYTRNTLEEHLDMLMVCHHLDPKIPEDVAFAESRIRRETIAAEDILHDLGAFSIIASDSQAMGRVGEVITRTFQTAHKMKVQRGALPEDSSRNDNHRLKRYIAKVTINPALAHGISRQVGSIETGKLADLVLWKPGFFGIRPELVLKGGSIVWAQMGDANASIPTPGPVHGRPMFGAYGKALAPSCLTFVSEAAMDAGIPQELGLERPCVPVQETRSVGKGALKLNAALPKVSVDPQTYEVFADGELLTCEPAEVLPLAQRYLLL; this is encoded by the coding sequence ATGCCGACTCACCTCTCCCGCCAGGCCTACGCCGAGACCTACGGACCCACCACGGGCGACCGCCTGCGACTTGCTGACACCGACCTGATCCTCGAGGTGGAGCAGGACTTCACCGTGTATGGCGACGAGGTGAAGTTCGGCGGCGGCAAGGTGATCCGGGACGGCATGGGCCAGGCCCAAACCAGCCGGGCTGATGGCGCGGTGGACACGGTGATCACTAATGCCCTGATCCTCGACTGGTGGGGCATCGTCAAGGCGGATGTGGGCCTGAAAGACGGCCGCATCGTGGCGATCGGCAAAGCCGGCAATCCCGACATCCAGGACGGGGTGACGATCGTGGTGGGCCCCGGCACCGAAGCGATCGCCGGGGAAGGGCACATCCTCACCGCAGGTGGCATCGACACCCACATCCACTTCATCTGCCCTCAACAGATCGAGACCGCCCTGGCCAGCGGCGTCACCACCCTGCTCGGAGGTGGCACCGGCCCCGCCACCGGCACCAACGCCACCACTTGCACCCCCGGCGCCTTCCACATCGGCCGCATGCTCCAGGCCGCCGAAGGCCTGCCGGTGAACCTCGGTTTCTTCGGCAAGGGCAACGCCAGCACACCCGAAGCCCTGGAGGAACAGGTGCGGGCCGGCGCCTGCGGCCTCAAGCTGCATGAAGACTGGGGCACCACACCGGCTGCGATCGATACCTGCCTGTCGGTCGCCGACCGCATGGATGTGCAGGTGTGCATCCACACCGACACCCTCAACGAGGCGGGCTTCGTGGAAGACACGATCCGCGCCATCGGCGGCCGCACGATCCACACCTTCCACACCGAAGGGGCCGGTGGCGGCCACGCCCCCGACATCATCAGGATCTGCGGTGAGGCGAACGTGCTGCCCAGCAGCACCAACCCCACCCGGCCCTACACCCGCAACACGCTCGAGGAGCACCTCGACATGCTGATGGTGTGCCACCACCTCGATCCGAAGATCCCGGAAGATGTGGCCTTTGCCGAATCGCGCATCCGTCGCGAAACGATCGCCGCGGAAGACATCCTGCACGACCTCGGCGCCTTCTCGATCATCGCCAGCGACTCCCAGGCGATGGGTCGTGTTGGAGAAGTGATCACCCGCACCTTCCAGACGGCCCACAAGATGAAGGTGCAACGGGGTGCCCTGCCGGAAGACTCGAGCCGCAACGACAACCACCGGCTGAAGCGCTACATCGCCAAGGTGACGATCAACCCGGCCTTGGCGCACGGCATCAGCCGCCAGGTGGGGTCGATCGAAACCGGCAAACTCGCCGATCTGGTGCTCTGGAAACCCGGCTTTTTCGGGATCCGGCCGGAGCTGGTGCTCAAGGGTGGTTCGATCGTCTGGGCCCAGATGGGCGATGCCAACGCCTCGATCCCCACGCCCGGGCCGGTGCACGGCCGGCCGATGTTCGGCGCTTACGGCAAAGCCCTCGCCCCCAGTTGTCTCACCTTCGTGAGCGAAGCGGCGATGGACGCCGGCATCCCCCAGGAGCTAGGCCTCGAACGGCCCTGCGTGCCGGTGCAGGAGACACGCAGTGTGGGGAAAGGCGCCCTCAAGCTCAACGCCGCCCTGCCCAAGGTGAGCGTCGACCCGCAGACCTACGAAGTGTTTGCCGATGGTGAGCTGCTCACCTGCGAGCCCGCCGAGGTGCTGCCCCTGGCCCAGCGCTACCTGCTGCTTTAG
- a CDS encoding urease subunit gamma — protein MHLSPQEKDKLLIVTAALLAERRLQRGLKLNHPEAVAWLSFLVLEGARDGKSVAELMQEGSTWLGRDQVMEGVPELVHEVQIEAVFPDGTKLVTLHDPIR, from the coding sequence ATGCATCTCTCCCCCCAGGAGAAAGACAAACTCCTGATCGTGACCGCAGCGCTGCTGGCGGAACGGCGGCTCCAACGGGGCCTCAAGCTCAACCATCCCGAAGCCGTGGCCTGGCTCAGCTTCCTGGTGCTGGAAGGAGCCCGCGACGGCAAAAGCGTGGCCGAACTGATGCAGGAGGGCAGCACCTGGCTGGGCCGCGATCAGGTGATGGAGGGTGTGCCGGAACTGGTGCATGAGGTGCAGATCGAAGCGGTGTTTCCCGATGGCACCAAGCTCGTGACCCTGCACGACCCGATTCGCTGA
- the ureE gene encoding urease accessory protein UreE: MDGAGELVELCSRHPVEGGAAGSALLLPLSAEERTRLRGRRRTACGRAVLLQLPRTEPLQPGEVLSDACHSLEVKVVAAPEPLLVVRAPSPLALLRAAYHLGNRHVALELQEGELRLLEDSVLAEMLRRRGLQVETGCLPFHPEGGAYAAAHGHSHADPRP, translated from the coding sequence ATGGATGGGGCAGGGGAGTTGGTGGAGCTCTGTTCTCGTCATCCCGTTGAGGGCGGCGCTGCAGGCTCCGCTTTGCTGCTGCCCCTCAGCGCCGAGGAGCGCACCCGTCTGCGCGGACGGCGTCGCACCGCCTGTGGCCGTGCGGTGTTGCTTCAACTGCCCCGCACCGAGCCGCTGCAGCCGGGCGAGGTGCTCAGCGATGCTTGCCACAGCCTGGAGGTGAAGGTGGTGGCGGCACCGGAACCCCTGCTGGTGGTGCGTGCGCCCTCGCCGTTGGCCCTGCTTCGGGCGGCTTATCACCTGGGCAACCGCCACGTTGCCCTGGAACTGCAGGAGGGGGAGCTGCGCTTGTTGGAGGATTCGGTGCTGGCGGAGATGTTGCGGCGTCGAGGTCTGCAGGTGGAGACCGGTTGCCTGCCCTTTCATCCCGAGGGGGGCGCCTATGCGGCGGCCCATGGCCATTCCCATGCTGACCCCCGGCCATGA